The following proteins are encoded in a genomic region of Bernardetia sp. MNP-M8:
- the folP gene encoding dihydropteroate synthase, translated as MGILNVTPDSFYEESRITTEKHILKKASQMLEEGATILDIGGYSTRPNADDISIEEEINRVVHPISAIKKEFPNAIISIDTFRSKVAREAINAGADLINDVSGGNLDNQMFETVANLKVPYILMHMRGTPQTMKTLTNYENIIAEMMTYFHNRIMTLKNYGVEEVILDLGFGFAKTIDQNYFLLKNLAIFEQFELPILAGLSRKSMIYKRLDIPVSETLNGTTVLNTIAIQNGAKILRVHDVKPAMEAIQLLSYLK; from the coding sequence ATGGGGATTTTGAATGTTACACCTGATTCTTTTTATGAAGAAAGTAGAATAACTACTGAAAAACATATTCTCAAAAAAGCATCTCAAATGTTAGAAGAAGGTGCAACTATTTTGGATATTGGAGGATATTCTACTCGTCCAAATGCTGATGATATTTCTATCGAAGAAGAAATAAATAGAGTTGTACATCCAATTTCAGCTATAAAAAAAGAATTTCCAAACGCTATTATTTCTATTGATACTTTTCGTTCAAAAGTAGCTAGGGAAGCCATAAATGCAGGTGCTGATTTGATAAATGATGTTTCTGGTGGAAATTTGGATAATCAAATGTTTGAAACGGTAGCAAATTTGAAAGTGCCTTATATTTTGATGCACATGAGAGGAACACCTCAAACGATGAAAACACTAACCAATTATGAAAATATCATTGCAGAAATGATGACTTATTTTCATAATCGAATAATGACTTTGAAAAATTATGGAGTAGAAGAAGTTATTCTTGATTTAGGCTTTGGATTTGCCAAAACGATAGACCAAAATTATTTTCTTCTGAAAAATTTAGCCATTTTTGAGCAGTTCGAATTACCTATTTTAGCAGGTCTTTCTCGTAAATCTATGATTTATAAACGCCTTGATATTCCTGTTTCAGAAACACTAAATGGAACTACAGTTTTGAATACAATAGCTATTCAGAATGGAGCAAAAATTTTGCGTGTTCATGATGTTAAGCCTGCAATGGAAGCTATTCAGCTTTTGAGTTATTTGAAATAA
- a CDS encoding porin family protein: protein MTNLFFISSAFSQSQDGNTNDSLQIDTLSSSASLDSALLTKKIRTNFSIGFRGGISIGKLEIASPLENDQNTTGIGSSITVFTNYRINSKFSIQPEINVGKYRSNNTLYQIALTEGKVDYSISTYDFNLLGVYSYSIKDWFSLSLEAGGSVAYLQNSFGKVVAPNIHVGGFYDTNSDNQFEKLNYGAIIGIVPSFNFENISIQASIRYRYGLNNINTFDYKLNRYLSDSERTIQTRDIIFQIGFFVPIYKKEKVIGE from the coding sequence TTGACTAATTTATTTTTTATTTCGTCTGCTTTTTCACAATCTCAAGACGGTAACACAAATGATTCTCTACAAATAGATACATTAAGCTCTTCTGCTTCTTTAGATTCTGCCTTACTTACAAAAAAAATACGTACAAATTTTAGTATCGGATTTCGTGGGGGCATTAGCATTGGAAAACTTGAAATAGCTAGTCCTTTAGAAAATGATCAAAATACAACAGGTATTGGTTCTTCTATTACTGTTTTTACTAATTATAGAATTAATTCAAAATTTAGTATTCAGCCCGAAATTAATGTGGGAAAGTATAGAAGTAATAACACTTTATATCAAATTGCTCTTACAGAAGGCAAAGTAGACTATTCCATTTCTACTTATGATTTTAATTTATTAGGAGTATATTCTTATTCTATTAAAGATTGGTTTTCGCTTTCTTTGGAAGCTGGAGGTTCGGTTGCTTATTTACAAAACTCATTTGGAAAAGTAGTTGCTCCTAATATACATGTAGGTGGATTCTATGATACAAATTCAGACAATCAGTTTGAAAAGCTTAATTATGGAGCAATAATAGGAATTGTTCCTTCTTTTAATTTTGAAAATATAAGTATTCAGGCTTCTATACGATATAGATACGGACTCAATAACATTAATACTTTTGATTATAAACTCAATAGATATTTATCAGATTCAGAGCGAACTATCCAAACTAGAGATATTATTTTTCAAATTGGTTTCTTTGTTCCTATATATAAGAAGGAGAAAGTGATTGGTGAATAA
- a CDS encoding DoxX family protein — translation MKSKILFIVSLLFGLMMINGGLNKFLHYMPMPEMPEAATKLMIAFVESGWIMSLIAIVEIVAGILIIIPKTRALAAIMIFPITIGIVFFHIFQDSSGMIIGFVLLLINLWIIFENKEKYMLMISE, via the coding sequence ATGAAAAGTAAAATTCTCTTTATTGTCAGTCTTCTTTTTGGTCTAATGATGATTAATGGTGGACTTAATAAATTTCTTCACTACATGCCTATGCCTGAGATGCCAGAAGCTGCTACCAAACTAATGATTGCTTTTGTAGAATCTGGTTGGATTATGTCTCTAATTGCTATTGTAGAAATTGTTGCAGGAATCTTGATTATCATTCCAAAAACTCGTGCTTTGGCTGCTATCATGATTTTTCCTATTACTATAGGAATTGTATTTTTTCATATTTTTCAAGATTCTTCAGGAATGATTATAGGTTTTGTTCTTTTGCTTATTAATCTTTGGATAATTTTTGAAAACAAAGAAAAATATATGCTTATGATTAGTGAATGA
- a CDS encoding N-acetylmuramoyl-L-alanine amidase: protein MKYYYFSKIKYFALFSSFLVIFLIGSSFSFLDATQKKLFVVVIDAGHGGYDVGNECSDLKRFKQEKDVVLPVALQLGGYLENLLENVKVVYTRKNDTFVSLEDRAKIANDSSADLFISIHANHNPIKSIYGSQVHIHNHDIKFSKIFAKKLIKQLSERAKRKVLKLQTTDDRGHNLFVLQNTKMPAVLVELGFMSNAKEEVYLNSEYGQAILASAIFRAVREYREVVQ, encoded by the coding sequence ATGAAATATTACTACTTTTCTAAAATTAAATATTTTGCTTTATTTAGCTCTTTTTTAGTCATTTTTCTAATAGGAAGTAGTTTTTCTTTTTTAGATGCTACTCAAAAAAAACTATTTGTAGTTGTCATTGATGCAGGACATGGAGGCTATGATGTTGGAAACGAATGTTCAGACTTAAAAAGGTTTAAACAAGAGAAAGATGTGGTTTTACCTGTTGCTTTACAACTGGGAGGTTATTTAGAAAATTTATTAGAAAATGTAAAAGTAGTTTATACTCGTAAAAATGATACTTTTGTGAGCTTAGAAGATAGAGCAAAAATAGCAAATGATTCGAGTGCTGATTTATTTATTAGTATTCATGCCAACCACAATCCTATAAAAAGTATTTATGGTTCGCAGGTTCATATTCATAATCACGACATAAAATTCAGTAAAATTTTTGCCAAAAAACTGATAAAACAACTTTCTGAACGAGCAAAAAGAAAAGTATTAAAACTTCAAACAACAGATGACAGAGGACATAACTTATTTGTTCTTCAAAACACAAAAATGCCAGCCGTTTTGGTAGAATTAGGTTTTATGAGTAACGCAAAAGAAGAAGTATATCTCAATAGCGAATACGGACAAGCGATTTTAGCTTCTGCTATTTTTCGTGCTGTCAGAGAGTATCGTGAAGTAGTCCAATAA
- a CDS encoding TolC family protein, whose protein sequence is MKDMQCKKGKKLVLLTSFFFSVCFFLLSGQTIAQNTTEWSLDSCISYALRQNIQLKISELGIENSELTLKQSKDNRLPNANASISHNYNWGRSIDPFSNSFVNQRIQTNNLSLNSSVTLFNGFSLKNTIEQNQLQVEADKLNYGQSQNDLMLNIASNYLQVVLNKEIAANARRQKTSTQAQYDRTAQLVEAGVLPRANLYDLEAQLAADQQQIILGENNLMLAKLQLRQLMQLSPTEEFDIVTPQVDDPSAVLDSKNPYQIYQIAETTQPNIKGADISIEVAKKGIDIAEAGRLPILSLIGGAGSNYTSNQRVRSDFTTQTVVGVDTLGYIPDGAGLPADYVVRPNVAFGTENFGFFSQLNESFRYNLGLNLQIPIFNRFQVDNNIQRAQIQTQNAQLNSQLVRTQLYQTIEQAYISARAAKASFEASQQRVKALEETVRVMEKRLEAGAANSTEYTVVKNNLSVAQADLLRAKYEFIFRIKVLEFYEGEELKF, encoded by the coding sequence ATGAAAGATATGCAATGTAAAAAAGGTAAGAAGCTGGTATTACTCACTAGCTTTTTTTTTAGTGTTTGTTTTTTCTTGTTATCAGGACAAACAATTGCTCAAAATACAACAGAATGGTCACTTGACTCTTGTATCTCGTATGCACTTCGTCAGAATATACAACTTAAAATAAGTGAACTTGGTATTGAGAATTCTGAATTAACATTGAAACAATCAAAAGATAACAGATTACCAAATGCTAACGCATCTATTTCTCATAATTATAATTGGGGACGTTCGATTGACCCTTTTTCAAATAGCTTTGTAAATCAGCGTATTCAAACCAATAATTTGTCTCTAAATTCTTCTGTTACTCTTTTTAATGGTTTTAGTCTAAAGAATACAATTGAACAAAATCAACTTCAAGTAGAAGCAGATAAGCTCAACTATGGACAATCTCAAAATGACTTGATGCTAAATATTGCTAGTAACTATCTACAGGTTGTTTTGAATAAAGAAATTGCAGCAAATGCTCGTCGTCAGAAGACAAGCACACAAGCACAATATGATAGAACAGCACAACTTGTAGAAGCAGGTGTTCTGCCTAGAGCAAATCTATATGATTTGGAAGCACAATTAGCAGCCGATCAACAACAGATTATTTTAGGAGAAAATAATTTAATGTTAGCAAAATTACAACTTCGCCAACTTATGCAACTTTCACCTACTGAAGAGTTTGATATTGTTACTCCACAAGTAGATGATCCTTCAGCAGTTTTAGACTCTAAAAATCCATATCAAATCTATCAGATTGCCGAAACTACACAGCCTAATATAAAAGGAGCAGATATCAGCATTGAAGTAGCAAAAAAGGGAATTGATATTGCAGAAGCAGGTAGGTTACCTATACTTTCTTTAATAGGAGGAGCAGGTTCGAATTATACAAGTAATCAAAGAGTTCGTTCTGATTTTACCACTCAGACCGTTGTAGGTGTAGATACACTTGGATATATTCCAGATGGAGCAGGACTTCCAGCAGATTATGTAGTACGTCCCAATGTAGCTTTTGGAACAGAAAATTTTGGTTTTTTTAGTCAGCTTAATGAATCCTTTAGATATAATCTAGGATTAAATCTTCAAATTCCAATCTTTAATCGTTTTCAAGTAGATAATAACATTCAAAGAGCGCAAATTCAGACTCAAAATGCTCAATTAAACTCTCAACTTGTTCGTACTCAACTCTATCAAACCATCGAACAGGCTTATATTTCGGCTCGTGCTGCAAAAGCCTCTTTTGAAGCTAGTCAGCAGCGTGTCAAAGCATTAGAAGAAACTGTTAGAGTAATGGAAAAAAGACTTGAAGCAGGGGCAGCCAACAGTACAGAGTATACAGTAGTAAAAAATAACCTTTCTGTTGCACAAGCTGATTTGCTTAGAGCCAAATATGAATTTATTTTTAGAATAAAAGTATTAGAGTTTTATGAAGGAGAAGAGTTGAAATTCTAA
- the trxB gene encoding thioredoxin-disulfide reductase — protein sequence MSEIHTTKCLIIGSGPAGYTAAIYAARAGLEPILYKGQQPGGQLTITNDVENFPGYADGVMGPQMMQDLDKQAGRFGTDLRYGVIEKVEFSKTGGVHVAYDDSGIRIEAESVIISTGAAAKWLGLPSEAEYNGKGVSACAVCDGFFFRGQTVAIVGGGDTACEEASYLAKLCKKVYMIVRRDELRASKIMQQRVMTKDNIEILWNTETEQILGDGENVTSVRLLNNQKNESYEIAVEGFFVAIGHKPNTDIFVGQLDMDESNYLITQNDSTLTNIPGVFASGDAQDKIYRQAVTAAGTGCMAALDAERYLVEKEAMVNA from the coding sequence ATGTCAGAAATACATACAACAAAATGCCTAATTATTGGCTCAGGTCCAGCAGGTTATACAGCAGCTATTTATGCAGCTAGAGCAGGACTAGAACCAATTTTATATAAAGGACAACAACCTGGAGGGCAGCTTACTATCACAAATGATGTAGAAAACTTCCCTGGTTATGCTGATGGTGTAATGGGTCCTCAAATGATGCAGGATTTGGATAAACAAGCAGGTCGTTTTGGAACAGATTTGCGTTATGGAGTTATCGAAAAGGTAGAATTTAGCAAAACTGGAGGAGTTCATGTTGCTTATGACGATTCTGGAATACGAATAGAAGCCGAATCAGTTATTATTTCTACTGGTGCTGCTGCAAAGTGGTTAGGTTTGCCTTCTGAAGCAGAATACAATGGAAAAGGTGTTTCTGCTTGTGCTGTTTGTGATGGTTTTTTCTTTAGAGGACAAACAGTTGCAATTGTAGGTGGTGGAGATACTGCTTGTGAAGAAGCAAGTTATTTGGCAAAACTTTGTAAGAAAGTATATATGATTGTTCGTCGTGATGAACTTCGTGCTTCCAAAATCATGCAACAACGTGTCATGACAAAAGACAACATCGAAATTCTTTGGAATACAGAAACAGAGCAAATTTTGGGAGATGGAGAAAATGTAACTTCGGTTCGTCTTCTAAATAATCAAAAGAATGAAAGTTATGAGATTGCTGTAGAAGGATTTTTTGTAGCCATTGGACACAAACCAAATACAGATATTTTTGTAGGGCAATTAGATATGGACGAAAGTAATTATTTAATTACACAAAATGATAGCACACTTACTAATATTCCTGGAGTTTTTGCTTCTGGAGATGCTCAAGACAAAATTTATCGTCAAGCTGTAACAGCAGCAGGAACAGGTTGTATGGCTGCTCTTGATGCAGAACGTTACTTGGTAGAAAAAGAAGCAATGGTAAATGCTTAA